The following are from one region of the bacterium genome:
- a CDS encoding TlpA family protein disulfide reductase, whose protein sequence is MKRFGFAARLAIAALWIAAPAAHAAMVGQAAPPFRAEDASGASVTSASYAGQVIVLNVWASWCAPCQQELPEMEQMAGRLAGANAVVLAVNIDDDRKAGERAAAKLHLKNVRTLFDSSKAVPKAFSVSAMPSTIIIAPDGVVRHVNEGYAPGDVAKMESVVRSLLKP, encoded by the coding sequence ATGAAACGTTTCGGTTTCGCCGCGCGCCTCGCCATTGCCGCGCTATGGATCGCGGCGCCGGCCGCGCATGCGGCGATGGTCGGCCAAGCGGCGCCGCCTTTCCGTGCCGAGGATGCGAGCGGCGCGTCCGTGACGTCGGCGTCTTACGCGGGACAGGTCATCGTCCTGAACGTCTGGGCGAGCTGGTGCGCGCCCTGCCAACAGGAACTGCCCGAGATGGAACAGATGGCCGGGCGACTTGCGGGCGCCAACGCGGTCGTGCTCGCGGTCAATATCGACGACGACCGAAAAGCGGGCGAGCGCGCGGCGGCGAAATTGCATCTGAAAAATGTGCGCACGCTCTTTGATTCGTCGAAGGCGGTTCCGAAAGCGTTTTCGGTGAGCGCCATGCCGAGCACGATCATCATCGCGCCGGACGGCGTGGTGCGTCATGTGAATGAGGGATACGCACCGGGCGACGTTGCGAAGATGGAGTCCGTCGTGCGATCGCTGCTCAAACCTTGA